One segment of Panicum virgatum strain AP13 chromosome 3K, P.virgatum_v5, whole genome shotgun sequence DNA contains the following:
- the LOC120700925 gene encoding translation initiation factor IF-2-like: protein MAPGPRCLTASRREGREELPPQREGPLAELECRCTARSPPSRRGTSHRIQTPPPEHGREVAQGTKNGRGHPAAPLRLAAGRLREGQQQGSEGAGDGRATHARPEEEAPAGPQLRPACRHRLCRRARTPPAPPARAVSLLPAASRPCSLAAREDGRRRHAPTPRGAAPLLPSHTECSPAPQSRARQRRGPALASAVAAPTPPPLPRHGGRSAHRSLERGPRARGLPATARPALRRREARAVVLVGGGPGASAVGRQELRAAADCANVITGSKRV from the exons ATGGCGCCGGGCCCGCGCTGCCTAACAGCTTCGCGTCGGGAGGGGCGGGAGGAGCTGCCGCCGCAGAGGGAGGGGCCGCTGGCCGAGCTCGAGTGCCGCTgcaccgcgcgctcgccgccgtcccgccgGGGCACGAGCCACCGGATCCAGACACCGCCGCCGGAGCATGGGAGGGAGGTGGCACAGGGGACGAAGAACGGTCGAGGCCACCCCGCCGCGCCACTCCGCCTCGCCGCGGGGCGCCTCCGAGAGGGGCAGCAGCAGGGATCCgagggagcaggggacggcCGCGCCACCCATGCCCgcccggaggaggaggcgcctgCCGGGCCCCAGCTCCGCCCCGCGTGCAGGCATCGTTtgtgccgccgcgcgcgcacgccgcctgctccgcccgcccgcgctgTGTCCCTGCTCCCCGCAGCGTCGCGCCCCTGCTCcctggcggcgagggaggatggccgccgacgccatgcccctaCTCCCCGCGGTGCCGCGCCCCTGCTCCCCTCCCACACCGAATGCTCGCCAGCGCCACAGTCCCGCGCTCGCCAGCGCCGCGGCCCCGCGCTCGCcagcgccgtggccgcgcccacgcctcCGCCTTTGCCTCGCCatggcggccgctccgcccaccgcAGTCTCGAGCGCGGGCCGCGCGCTCGCGGCTTGCCGGCCACCGCTCGGccggccctccgccgccgggaggcAAGGGCCGTCGTGCTTGTTGGTGGTGGACCAGGGGCCTCCGCCGTCGGGAGGCAGGAGCtgagggcggcggcag ACTGTGCAAATGTCATCACGGGCTCCAAGAGGGTCTGA